A section of the Fusarium falciforme chromosome 8, complete sequence genome encodes:
- a CDS encoding Zn(2)-C6 fungal-type domain-containing protein codes for MTSDLSDPTNRRASCDQCRQKKLKCDGEYPECGRCSGMGEPCKYSARLPMGRPKKRKMQHENEAQDNSAATFSSGVSTATLEKSVSSETISDLEPIAFDPCLQPPSDLTADVVSWGCETNVDPKLLAVETDPGQQTCACLANLYLSLEEVRKADNLPFAARLSLLRDLTANASSIIQCQVCPTKFLWAMQNAQLLNTLIISIAEGYKKIVKSVEDEAQRAQEGNESKLLFIGDGEKYEQTSQNSNASYGQSGFPLSLDPLVWENIAKKAIKAELFGTKHSISPSFTTMLQHMEDRQQGWHSGSLPVTSGIGCRLPHQVKDKEPHCVSLVKHTRGMVSQLLTDI; via the exons ATGACTTCTGACTTAAGTGATCCTACCAACAGGAGGGCCTCCTGTGATCAGTGCA GACAAAAGAAGTTGAAGTGTGATGGTGAATATCCAGAATGTGGAAGATGCTCTGGTATGGGTGAGCCGTGCAAGTACTCTGCCCGGTTACCCATGGGCAGGCCCAAGAAGCGAAAGATGCAGCACGAGAACGAAGCTCAAGATAACAGCGCCGCCACCTTTTCAAGCGGTGTGTCAACAGCGACACTTGAAAAGAGCGTCTCGAGCGAGACGATAAGCGATCTAGAGCCGATTGCTTTTGATCCATGCCTACAGCCTCCCAGTGACTTGACGGCCGATGTGGTATCTTGGGG ATGCGAGACCAACGTCGACCCAAAACTGTTGGCGGTTGAGACAGACCCTGGACAACAGACCTGCGCTTGTCTAGCCAACCTGTATTTATCCTTGGAAGAGGTTCGAAAAGCAGACAATTTACCCTTTGCAGCTCGACTTTCACTTCTGCGGGATCTCACAGCCAACGCATCGAGTATCATACAATGCCAAGTGTGTCCGACCAAGTTTCTCTGGGCGATGCAGAATGCGCAACTCCTCAACACTTTGATAATTTCAATCGCAGAGGGATACAAAAAGATTGTGAAATcggtcgaggatgaggcgcAACGTGCTCAAGAGGGGAACGAGTCCAAGCTTTTGTTCATCGGCGACGGTGAAAAGTATGAGCAGACTTCTCAGAACAGCAACGCTTCCTACGGTCAATCTGGATTTCCCCTGAGTCTGGATCCCCTGGTTTGGGAGAATATCGCGAAAAAGGCCATCAAAGCTGAACTCTTTGGCACGAAACATTCCATCTCACCCTCGTTTACAACCATGCTGCAACATATGGAGGACCGTCAGCAGGGCTGGCACTCGGGTAGTCTCCCGGTCACCTCTGGAATTGGGTGCCGACTGCCTCACCAGGTAAAGGACAAGGAGCCGCATTGTGTTTCATTGGTGAAGCACACAAGGGGCATGGTCAGCCAGCTTCTGACCGACATTTGA